The Syngnathus scovelli strain Florida chromosome 18, RoL_Ssco_1.2, whole genome shotgun sequence genomic interval GTGTGTGTGGTACCATTAATGACGCTCAGCATCGCATGAGGCGATGGTTGTGTGGAAGGAAGGCGAGCTGATGGCACAGCAGGCAAGCAACTGGACCTGCAGTCGCCCTTGCTGCCCTCAACCtgggggaagaaaagaaaaaaaaaaaaacacctccacAGCCTCCCTGCCACCCCACACTGTCGTTCCAGGCAGGAACCCAGACAGATGCCGGCTGGTCACTTGAGCGATTGATCCAGAGTTATCTTTAAAGAGATTGTGATGTGCTGTGTCCTATCACGAGTGGAGGGagagggggagagggggggggggggagagggatagagagagagagagagagagagagagagagagagagagagagagagagagagagagagagagagagagagagagagagagagagagagagagagagagagagagagagagagagagagagagagagagaggagggggtAGAAAGGGGCAAGGGCAAACACCGAAGCAACGGGACTCCCATTCAGACTTTGGGCAATTTGAAGCCGAGATGCATGTTTTCGGAATGTGCGAGGAAGCCGGAGtacctgtggaaaaaaaactcacgcgaacaggagaacatgcaaagtccACGCAGCAAAGCAAAACATTCCAACCCCCGAACCTCGGGACGGTGAGGCACACGCGCAAACCATGCCCCCTGGCGTGCTGCGTTATGAGATCAAGAAGGAACAGTTTGCCAGAGCACGACATCCTTTACTTTTGTAGCAGACGTTCCCGAGTTGCCGTCCCCGCGTCCTTTTGAGGGTTCTGTGCGCGCTCCCCCCCATCACCCAACGCAGCTATACGAGGGGGAGCGATACCAGCTCACCGTCTACGTCGAAATCCTCGCTGCCGTCGGAGGAGAAGAGGTAGGTGGGCGGCTTCCATGGGGACTCCTCCAGGCAGGACGGGTAAAGCTTGCCTACGGCGCAATAGAAGTTGTCACCCAGCTCCCAGAGGACGCGCTCTGACACGGGCTGCCGCAGGTACCAGCGGTCTAGCTCTACGTCGTACTGGTAAATGGCGTACCTGGGCCGCTCGTGCATGTGGGTCTCGCGCATGAAGACACAAAGGCCGCCCAGCAGCACCACGGCGCGCACGCACGGGTCCGAGTAGCGCTTGGCCGGGATGTTGGCGGCCTGGCGCCACTCGTTCTTATTGACGTCGTAGATCTCCACGGCCAGCGAGGAGCCGTCATGGGCGCCCGGCGGTAGGCGGGCGCCACTGCCCGAGCCGCCCACCACGTGCAGGCCACCCAGGTAGAAGATGAGGTCCCCGAAGGCGGCGGCCGAGGCGTAGCAGCGGCTGGTCTTACGCACGGCCATCTCCACCCAGGCGTCGGCGCGCGGCAGGTAGCAGTACATGAGGTCGAGGGTGAGCACGTAGATGCAGTCATGCGCTGCCACGCAGGTGCTCCAGCTCCAGGCCAGCGGCAGCGGGCTCACCATGCTCCACTCGTCCTTCTCGCGGTCGTAGCGCTCCACTGTGCGCCGGTTGAGCTCGCCGCTCACATTGTCGCCGCCCACGGCGTAGATGTAGCCGTCGCAGTAGACCAGCGAGGGCTTGAGGCGGGCGCACAGCATGGGCGTCTTGGGCACCCAGGCGTTCTGCTGGGCGTCCAGCCAGAAGAAGCTGTCCACCTGCAGGCCACCGCCGCGGTTGAAGGCATTCTCCAACACCACCTCGCCGCCGGCGATGAAGACGTCGTTGTCAGGCGTGACTAGCGTGCCCACCTTCTGCAGGTTGCGCGGCGGGTTGCGCAGCTTGTAGACCTTCTCGGCCTGCGGGCTGTAGCACACCATGGCGGCGGGCACCGACGACATCATCACGCTCACGCCCGGCGTCTCTGACAGCGCCTCCATGAAGATGAGCATCTCCTCCTTGGTCATGCCCAGGCGCGGCTTGAAGAACTTGGGCATGGACTTATAGAGGCCCTGCACTACCACAGACTTGTCATTGGGCGGCAGGCCCTGGAACCAGGCCCGCTGGGTCACCTCGGAGAGCGCGTCGATGCGGATTTGGCTGAGCACCGACGACAGGTGCTGCGAGCGCGCCTCCATGTTGTACTCCAACCACAGCATGGCCGCCTCGCGTACCGTCTCCTCCTTCTCCACGTTGAGGTTGTCGCTGCTCAGCACGTCCAGCAGCAGCTCATGCGACAGCTGCAGGAAGGCGTCCTGCCGGTACACGGTGGGGAACTTGTGCTCCACCATGCGCTTGGCGCACTGCTTCAACTCAGTGCAGCTGAACAAGTCGCCGATGCTCAGCATACGCACGCAGTTCTCGGGGTTGATCTTCTTTACCAGGTAGTCGCGACACTGCAGCAGGGCGTCCTCCACCTGGGTGGAGGAGGACCAAGATTAGCGAGGGACTGAAGCGGAGCGCTTGTGGGCAGGCCTTTACTCTCAAAGAAAagcatttttgtttcttttatcgTCTTGACTGGTAAGATTtctctaatttaaaaaaaactacgtcAAAGATGCAAAATTTACGACAGATTTGATACAAGGCAGCGGGCAGCTGACCTGTAGGAAGCAGGCGGTCTCGTAGAGCGGCTCCACGGTGCTGTCGCTGATGGCCAGGTGGCCCGTGTACGCGTACGTGATGATGATCTGCAGCGTGGTGGCGTCCACGTTCCTCAGGTGGACGTGCGTCTGCTTGCTCTCGCTCAGACTGCCCATGAACATCGCCCTGCGCACGCACACGTCAACAATCAGAAGAATCTTCTCCCGACTTGGCCATCATTAGTATCTGTTTGGTCCTATAGCATTTGCGTTCAGTCCGCTTCACAAACTGACCTGAAGTAGGAGCTGCACGCGGCCagcaccatcttgtggcacgGGAACTCAGTGTCGTCCACAAGCAGCACCACGTCCGTCAGCAGTTTCTGCTCGTAGAAGAACTTGAGCTGCTCCAGCAGGGAGACGGCATAGTCCGCATTGACCGGCCGGCGCTCGCCCAGACCCGACATGGTCGCATCACACGAATCGCGCCCCAGTTTTGAAGAGTGTGTGCGGCCGGCCGAGCCGGGCTCCGGTCCACCagataaaaaaaacactgatcccAGGGGGAGATTTGGGGACGAGGAAGGTAGGGGGAATCCAAAAGCTTCTCCGCTCTGAGCGGAGTCGCTCTGCCGCTCCTTGGTGAGGAGGCGAAAGGCAAGCTGAGATGCTCGTTGGCGCCGGACAAAGGAATCCTCAGCCTTGATGATGCGCAGGGGCTGGAGGTTAGAGGTGAAACGGCAGTGAAGAGGCACTCGGGGCAGGAGGGAGGCCGGAGGTAGCGGGACCGACGTCACAACGCGACTACATCAGCGGCGGCCTGCGGGAGACGAGAGACAACAAGCGCAGCTGGGATGAGTCACACGTGCGGCGGAAAAGCCGACAACAATCACCCCTGaggattgttgttgttttcatctCAACAGTGCTTGTCTTGTTCAACTGCTGAGAACGTTACTTGAAAACATTTCCTTTACAATTTGACTCAGGAACGAATCCAAAGTCACCGGCAACTTGAAAGCTAACAAAGAGATTCTTATGATCACGTTTACTATAAACTAAAAGCTGTGACTATTGcccccgccccccaaaaaataaccgAATAATatacttggggaaaaaaaacatccagagacgatataataaattaaatagaaTTTAAATGAATGTCACACTTTCTATTTCAtgtgtgctgctccttctgcaCCTTGGCCAGGTCTGGTTAGTAAAGAACAACTTGTAGTGGAGGCAGCTCCTCAGTACAGCAGTAATATTACTTGCTTTTAACCGAGATATAAACGTGCTCACCACTCGTCCACCAAGCTGCCACTTTCCACCAGGCAATTTTATTTCAAGCCGTGAATGGTGACAAACATCAAAATTGGGTTTCGTGACGAGTAATTTTCAAGCCATCACGTTTTGAATGTAACCTTACGATGCCTAAGCTGGGTTCGCTCGTCTTGGCCACCCCACTGTCTCCACGAACACGTTAACCTGTTACTTAACACATTCTTCATGCAGGCGAGCCAACAAATCATCCCCGAGACGCGGGTAGACCACTCGAGCACACTTCTAAATCAGTCCGCCTCCATGTAATGTTCCATACGCGGCTCAAGTAACATTAGCAACGCCACCGCCAACTAGTTAGCAGTTTTAGCTCGCCGTGTTCGCACCATCAATCACCACGCCTGCTCGTGAATCAAagtcaaacatttccagaatGGAGTCAATTTATTCCAATGTGTGTGTAAAAAGACAAGGGAAGCCACTCCAGACAGAGATGGCGGCCATTGCAACGGCAGGGCTAGGCTAACAGCTAGCTAGCTTGCCTCTTCCTGCCGGACCGCCGAAACACGAAATAAAACGCTTTTCTCACACTAGTTTGATGATGACTCCGGGCGATAACGAGTGACGAAACGGCTTCTTGCCAGCGGGGGGTGTCAAACGTAGTCCAAAAGGTGAGTTTCGATGGTAACCAACCGAGTTTGGTGGAGCCGATCTCACAACCTGCCAGCGCATTTCTAAGCGCCCGAAAGCACAGAGCGGTAGAGGCCGAAGGAGAACAAGCACACTGCGCATGCGTATAAAACTCAAATCATTTCATCTTTTTCCTTTAAACTTTTCTTAAACTTCTCAATCACACTAAAGACCAATTTATcaatttcatttatttctttaCTATTTTATCAATTTATTCGCGTGTCCAAGCTAGCTGCATGCATGTGAAATTAtctaattagaaaaaaaatataaaaatcacaTTAGTATTCCCCCCTGAACTCACCTTAAACTTTTTAACTGTCCCATTTGTGGAACTAAAAACGTTTCCatctattcatttatttgtttattcacaccccaaacatttttttttctccttcttccCGCTTGTTATTGGGCAATTAATAATTGGCCTACTCGTACAAGCCTTCGCCTTAACTCAATTGACGACAACGTATTAGCGAGTTGTCAAACGATTCGGACACAAAAAGAGAGCTTGTGGTTGGAATTTGTTTGCTGGCCGTCGTGCTTTTATTTAGGAAGACCCGACCGAGTGTTAAAGAAAATACTGCAGACATGGAAGGTAATTGACACGCGAGTTAATGCAAAGgtggttttattattttgtctCTTTAGCACATGAGCTGAAAAATGACTTTTCTCCTGGCTTGGC includes:
- the kbtbd2 gene encoding kelch repeat and BTB domain-containing protein 2 isoform X2 — its product is MSGLGERRPVNADYAVSLLEQLKFFYEQKLLTDVVLLVDDTEFPCHKMVLAACSSYFRAMFMGSLSESKQTHVHLRNVDATTLQIIITYAYTGHLAISDSTVEPLYETACFLQVEDALLQCRDYLVKKINPENCVRMLSIGDLFSCTELKQCAKRMVEHKFPTVYRQDAFLQLSHELLLDVLSSDNLNVEKEETVREAAMLWLEYNMEARSQHLSSVLSQIRIDALSEVTQRAWFQGLPPNDKSVVVQGLYKSMPKFFKPRLGMTKEEMLIFMEALSETPGVSVMMSSVPAAMVCYSPQAEKVYKLRNPPRNLQKVGTLVTPDNDVFIAGGEVVLENAFNRGGGLQVDSFFWLDAQQNAWVPKTPMLCARLKPSLVYCDGYIYAVGGDNVSGELNRRTVERYDREKDEWSMVSPLPLAWSWSTCVAAHDCIYVLTLDLMYCYLPRADAWVEMAVRKTSRCYASAAAFGDLIFYLGGLHVVGGSGSGARLPPGAHDGSSLAVEIYDVNKNEWRQAANIPAKRYSDPCVRAVVLLGGLCVFMRETHMHERPRQALPVLPGGVPMEAAHLPLLLRRQRGFRRRR
- the kbtbd2 gene encoding kelch repeat and BTB domain-containing protein 2 isoform X1 codes for the protein MSGLGERRPVNADYAVSLLEQLKFFYEQKLLTDVVLLVDDTEFPCHKMVLAACSSYFRAMFMGSLSESKQTHVHLRNVDATTLQIIITYAYTGHLAISDSTVEPLYETACFLQVEDALLQCRDYLVKKINPENCVRMLSIGDLFSCTELKQCAKRMVEHKFPTVYRQDAFLQLSHELLLDVLSSDNLNVEKEETVREAAMLWLEYNMEARSQHLSSVLSQIRIDALSEVTQRAWFQGLPPNDKSVVVQGLYKSMPKFFKPRLGMTKEEMLIFMEALSETPGVSVMMSSVPAAMVCYSPQAEKVYKLRNPPRNLQKVGTLVTPDNDVFIAGGEVVLENAFNRGGGLQVDSFFWLDAQQNAWVPKTPMLCARLKPSLVYCDGYIYAVGGDNVSGELNRRTVERYDREKDEWSMVSPLPLAWSWSTCVAAHDCIYVLTLDLMYCYLPRADAWVEMAVRKTSRCYASAAAFGDLIFYLGGLHVVGGSGSGARLPPGAHDGSSLAVEIYDVNKNEWRQAANIPAKRYSDPCVRAVVLLGGLCVFMRETHMHERPRYAIYQYDVELDRWYLRQPVSERVLWELGDNFYCAVGKLYPSCLEESPWKPPTYLFSSDGSEDFDVDGELVSLPLV